In Cicer arietinum cultivar CDC Frontier isolate Library 1 chromosome 7, Cicar.CDCFrontier_v2.0, whole genome shotgun sequence, a single window of DNA contains:
- the LOC101489569 gene encoding protein LATERAL ROOT PRIMORDIUM 1-like encodes MNMLGLRDLVLIAQTPSSLHHQQNQPISSDHHANLPLPSSSALSVGLGIFPLLTTMPNSHNNHNNNIQDSNFWNLKMCQPPTRKGVEENEEKNKISMMGCDENGGINYGGEFRVCQDCGNRAKKDCSFKRCRTCCKGRGFDCSTHVKSTWIPASLRRDRNMVVADGGGDSDGGVGGGSNGSKRQRILVSSSHNNNNNAATSHSSNSNATTTRSLSLDITSSCHQDAGFKQSLPRYVRAPAVFKCHRVSAIGNGEDEIAYLATVNISGHVFKGFLYDQGVDGKNEMMPCVSELQLGSNGSGKSNRECSSALEVTNSAYPASAC; translated from the exons ATGAACATGTTAGGCTTAAGAGACCTAGTTCTCATAGCTCAAACTCCATCATCTCTTCATCACCAACAAAACCAACCCATTTCATCAGATCACCATGCCAACCTTCCCTTACCTTCATCCTCAGCTCTAAGTGTTGGTCTTGGAATTTTCCCACTACTAACAACAATGCCAAACTCTCATAACaaccacaacaacaacattcAAGACTCAAACTTTTGGAACCTCAAGATGTGCCAACCACCAACAAGAAAAGGGgtcgaagaaaatgaagaaaagaacaaaatttCGATGATGGGTTGCGATGAAAATGGTGGGATTAATTATGGTGGTGAGTTTAGGGTGTGTCAAGATTGTGGAAACAGAGCTAAGAAAGATTGTAGTTTTAAGAGATGTAGGACTTGTTGCAAAGGTCGTGGATTTGATTGTAGTACTCACGTGAAGAGCACGTGGATACCAGCTTCGTTGCGACGGGACCGGAATATGGTGGTGGCTGATGGTGGTGGTGATAGTGATGGTGGTGTTGGTGGTGGTTCTAATGGAAGTAAGAGACAGAGGATTTTGGTGTCATCatcacataataataataataatgctgCTACTTCTCATAGTTCTAATTCTAATGCTACTACAACAAGAAGTTTGAGTTTGGATATAACTAGTTCTTGTCATCAAg ATGCTGGTTTCAAACAGTCTTTGCCACGCTATGTTCGTGCACCGGCAGTGTTTAAGTGTCATAGAGTGTCAGCTATTGGCAATGGTGAAGATGAAATTGCATATTTGGCGACCGTGAATATTAGTGGCCATGTGTTCAAAGGGTTTCTTTATGATCAAGGTGTTGATGGAAAAAATGAAATGATGCCTTGTGTTTCAGAACTTCAACTTGGAAGCAATGGAAGTGGAAAGAGTAATAGAGAATGTTCTTCTGCACTTGAGGTTACAAATAGTGCCTACCCTGCTTCTGCTTGCTGA
- the LOC101488579 gene encoding uncharacterized protein: MSSSPSSSLIGPLLLAPNNGYKVWEDPSFIKWRKRDPHVHLQCHESIEGSLKYWYRRSKVDFLVSESAVWKDDGVNGALDSAAFWVKDLPFVKSLSGFWKFFIASNPNNVPSKFYDTEFQDSEWNSLPVPSNWQLHGFDRPIYTNVTYPFPLDPPLVPDENPTGCYREYFHLPKEWEGRRILLHFEAVDSAFCAWINGHPIGYSQDSRLPAEFEITDFCHPCGSEEKNVLAVQVFRWSDGSYLEDQDHWRLSGIHRDVLLLAKPEVFITDYFFKSNLAEDFSYAEMLVEVKIDRLEDTSKDNVLTNYTIEATLYDSGSWESSDENPDLLSSNVADITFQPTTAPLGFHGYTLVGKVQSPKLWSAEQPYLYTLVVVLKDKSGHVVDCESCQVGFKNVSKAHKQLLVNGHAVVIRGVNRHEHHPEVGKANIESCMIKDLVLMKQNNINAVRNSHYPQHPRWYELCDLFGMYMIDEANIETHGFDYSKHLKHPTMEPVWATAMLDRVIGMVERDKNHTCIISWSLGNESGFGTNHFAMAGWIRGRDSSRVVHYEGGGSRTPCTDIVCPMYMRVWDMLKIANDPNETRPLILCEYSHAMGNSNGNLHVYWEAIDNTFGLQGGFIWDWVDQALWKVHADGTKRWAYGGEFGDIPNDLNFCLNGLTFPDRTAHPVLHEVKYLYQPIKVNLNEGKLEIKNTHFFQTTEGLEFSWNISANGYNLGSGKLSLPSIRPQSSYAVDWQSGPWYSLWNSSSEEEIFLTITAKLLNSTRWVEAGHIVSTSQVQLPAKRDIVSHAIDIGGGTLNVETHGDTIKVGQQDVWDITLNSKTGLIESWKVKGLHVMNKGIHPCFWRASIDNDKGGGPDSYLSKWKDAGIDSVHFIAESCSVQTKTENMVKVLVVFHGVTKGEEGSKVLFTTDMIYTIYASGDVILDCNVKPNADLPPLPRVGIEMNLEKSFDQVSWYGRGPFECYPDRKAAAQVAIYEKNVDELHVPYIVPGECGGRADVRWATFLNKSGFGIYASKYGSSPTMQMSASYYSTSELDRAAHDDELVKGDSIEIHLDHKHMGLGGDDSWSPCVHDQYLVPAVPYSFSVRLSPVTPATSGHDIYRSQLQNS, encoded by the exons GATCTCTGAAATATTGGTATCGACGCAGCAAAGTGGATTTTCTGGTATCTGAATCTGCTGTTTGGAAAGATGATGGTGTCAATGGAGCTCTTGATAGTGCTGCTTTTTGGGTCAAAGACTTGCCTTTTGTTAAATCGTTGTCTGGATTTTGGAAATTTTTCATTGCTTCCAATCCCAACAATGTCCCTTCTAAGTTTTATGATACTGAGTTCCAGGATTCAGAGTGGAATTCTTTACCTG TTCCTTCAAATTGGCAGCTGCATGGATTTGACCGTCCCATATATACAAATGTTACATATCCATTTCCACTAGATCCTCCTTTGGTTCCTGATGAAAATCCTACTGGCTGCTACAGAGAGTACTTCCATCTTCCTAAAGAGTGGGAAG gTAGAAGAATTTTGTTGCATTTTGAAGCAGTTGATTCAGCCTTTTGTGCATGGATAAACGGGCATCCTATAGGATATAG TCAAGACAGCAGGCTACCTGCAGAGTTTGAAATCACTGATTTTTGTCATCCATGTGGTTCAGAGGAGAAGAACGTTTTGGCCGTTCAAGTGTTTAGATGGAGTGATGGATCTTACCTTGAGGATCAGGACCATTGGCGGTTATCTGGTATCCACCGTGATGTTCTTCTTCTAGCAAAGCCCGAG GTATTTATCACTGACTATTTCTTCAAATCAAACCTTGCTGAAGATTTTTCTTATGCGGAGATGCTG GTTGAAGTAAAAATAGATAGATTAGAAGACACATCAAAGGATAATGTTCTTACAAACTACACCATAGAAGCTACTCTATATGATTCTGGAAGCTGGGAATCCTCTGATGAGAATCCTGATCTACTTTCATCTAATGTAGCTGACATAACATTCCAACCAACAACTGCACCGTTAGGGTTTCATGGTTATACACTCGTGGGAAAAGTTCAATCACCAAAGCTTTGGTCAGCAGAGCAA CCATACCTCTATACATTAGTTGTTGTTCTCAAAGATAAATCTGGCCATGTTGTTGACTGTGAATCATGTCAAGTAGGCTTCAAAAATGTATCTAAAGCCCACAAACAACTGCTTGTTAATGGACATGCCGTTGTAATAAGAGGCGTGAACAGGCATGAACATCATCCAGAAGTTGGAAAGGCAAACATAGAATCCTGCATGATCAAG GACTTGGTCTTAATGAAGCAAAACAATATTAATGCTGTGAGGAACAGCCATTATCCTCAACATCCACGTTGGTACGAGCTATGTGATTTGTTTGGCATGTACATGATAGATGAAGCTAATATTGAGACACATGGTTTCGATTATTCTAAACATCTCAAGCATCCTACTATGGAACCAGTATGGGCAACCGCAATGTTGGACCGTGTGATTGGCATGGTTGAGAGGGATAAAAATCACACTTGCATTATTTCTTGGTCTTTAGGGAATGAATCTGGATTCGGAACAAATCATTTTGCTATGGCCG GTTGGATTCGAGGAAGAGATTCTTCGCGGGTGGTACATTATGAAGGAGGTGGATCAAGAACTCCATGCACTGATATTGTGTGCCCTATGTACATGCGTGTTTGGGACATGTTGAAAATTGCCAATGATCCTAATGAAACACGTCCTCTGATATTGTGCGA GTATTCACATGCAATGGGAAACAGCAATGGGAATCTACATGTATATTGGGAAGCAATTGACAACACATTTGGACTCCAAGGAGGATTTATATGGGATTGGGTTGATCAG GCTCTGTGGAAGGTTCATGCGGATGGCACAAAGCGTTGGGCATATGGAGGAGAATTTGGAGATATTCCCAATGACTTGAATTTCTGTTTGAACGGTCTCACATTTCCTGATCGAACTGCTCATCCTGTTTTACATG aagtCAAGTACTTATACCAACCAATCAAGGTGAATTTAAATGAAGGAAAATTAGAG ataaaaaatactcatttttttcaaacaacAGAAGGATTGGAATTCAGCTGGAATATTTCTGCAAATGGATACAACCTTGGATCTGGTAAGTTGAGCCTTCCCTCAATAAGGCCCCAGAGCAGTTATGCGGTCGATTGGCAATCAGGTCCATGGTATTCTCTATGGAATTCATCATCAGAAGAAGAGATATTCTTGACAATTACTGCTAAGCTTTTGAATTCTACGCGCTGGGTTGAAGCTGGTCATATTGTTTCCACTTCTCAAGTTCAACTTCCTGCTAAGAGAGACATTGTTTCTCat GCTATCGATATTGGTGGTGGCACTCTAAATGTTGAAACACATGGAGATACTATCAAAGTCGGTCAGCAAGATGTTTGGGACATAACATTGAACTCTAAAACAGGCTTAATTGAAAGCTGGAAG GTTAAAGGACTACATGTCATGAATAAGGGAATACACCCATGTTTCTGGCGAGCTTCTATCGACAATGATAAAGGAGGAGGACCTGATAGTTACTTGTCCAAGTGGAAAGATGCTGGAATTGATAGTGTCCACTTTATTGCTGAGAGCTGTTCTGTTCAGACTAAGACCGAAAACATGGTGAAAGTGCTGGTGGTTTTCCATGGTGTTACCAAGGGTGAGGAGGGTTCAAAAGTTTTATTTACAACAGACATGATATATACGATTTATGCTTCTGGCGATGTCATTTTGGATTGCAATGTGAAACCAAATGCTGATCTTCCTCCTTTGCCACGTGTGGGAATCGAGATGaacttagaaaaatcatttgatCAAGTAAGTTGGTATGGAAGAGGGCCGTTTGAGTGTTATCCAGATAGAAAGGCGGCTGCGCAGGTTGCAATATATGAGAAGAATGTTGATGAGTTGCATGTTCCTTATATTGTTCCTGGCGAATGTGGCGGAAGGGCAGACGTTAGATGGGCAACTTTTCTGAACAAAAGTGGTTTTGGAATATATGCTTCAAAGTATGGTAGCTCTCCAACCATGCAAATGAGTGCTAGCTACTATAGCACTTCAGAACTTGACCGCGCCGCACACGATGACGAGCTTGTTAAAGGAGATAGCATTGAG ATCCATCTGGACCACAAGCACATGGGTTTAGGTGGAGATGACAGTTGGTCTCCATGCGTCCACGACCAGTATTTGGTTCCTGCAGTGCCGTACTCGTTCTCTGTCAGGTTGTCTCCGGTAACTCCGGCTACTTCCGGTCATGACATCTACAGATCCCAGCTTCAAAACTCATGA
- the LOC101489246 gene encoding prefoldin subunit 1, producing MADESIKTAFVEIQGRMIETTRKLKQVQNQIRSKETEKKRAFLTMEELKQVPDDTNVYKSIGKTFVLETKATLMNEQENKFKDSEASITSLQSSREYLEKQISEVENNLRELLQQDPGLARQIMSMNV from the exons ATGGCAGACGAATCCATCAAAACC GCGTTCGTTGAAATTCAAGGTCGCATGATAGAAACTACAAGGAAACTGAAGCAG GTGCAAAACCAAATACGTTCCAAAGAAACAGAAAAGAAGCGTGCTTTTTTGACAATGGAGGAGCTGAAGCAGGTTCCTGACGATACTAATGTTTACAAATCTATTG GGAAAAC GTTTGTATTGGAGACGAAGGCAACGCTAATGAATGAACAGGAGAACAAGTTTAAGGATAGTGAAGCTTCAATTACCTCATTACAA AGCTCAAGAGAATACTTGGAGAAGCAGATTTCAGAGGTGGAAAACAATTTGAGAGAGCTGTTACAACAAGATCCTGGTCTTGCTCGTCAAATTATGTCGATGAATGTGTAA
- the LOC101488923 gene encoding uncharacterized protein, with the protein MSSSKVLQGQSIQLFNEGIGLILSRWSALRTAVEREWGGRNSHLKAQQLAADVLSWFTQSKEPLYIDDLEALLDEGMLSFNLEIQDGSVEEVAEELMIMHEECLDGNFSSVERLKEASRNPVAYAHVEKVVNGNEDDDDEDDDSDESITEDGNSANMDVDITKPESKANSTNKPVNEPQPEVAGEADDGWVVVSKKKNKGRKN; encoded by the exons ATGTCGAGTTCTAAAGTGCTCCAAGGACAATCAATCCAACTATTCAACGAAGGTATTGGTTTGATTTTGAGCCGTTGGTCGGCGCTCCGAACTGCCGTTGAACGCGAGTGGGGTGGCCGTAACTCTCACCTTAAAGCTCAACAACTCGCCGCCGACGTACTTTCTTGGTTCACTCAATCCAAAG AGCCGCTTTATATTGATGACCTAGAAGCCTTACTCGATGAAGGCATGCTTTCTTTCAATTTAGAGATTCAAGATGGAAGCGTTGAAGAG GTAGCTGAAGAACTAATGATTATGCACGAAGAATGCTTAGATGGTAATTTTAGTTCTGTCGAGCGTCTCAAGGAAGCGAGCCGTAATCCAGTTGCTTATGCTCATGTGGAAAAG GTGGTGAATGGTAATGAAGACGATGACGATGAGGATGACGATTCTGATGAAAGCATTACAGAGGATGGTAATTCGGCAAACATGGATGTGGACATTACAAAACCCGAATCTAAGGCGAATTCCACTAACAAGCCAGTTAATGAGCCTCAGCCAGAGGTTGCAGGTGAAGCGGATGATGGATGGGTTGTGGTTtcgaaaaagaaaaataagggtaGAAAGAATTAG